Genomic window (Heptranchias perlo isolate sHepPer1 chromosome 11, sHepPer1.hap1, whole genome shotgun sequence):
aaccgagggttttagtgctggggttggtgggggggggtcctgtgttagtttatttcatgGGAGGGTTCTCTTAATAGGCCGTGGTAGGGCTTATTGGATAAACCAGGGttgtactgtttactagtgttattgttaatcttattaaacacaatacagTTGAGCCCGAAAACATGTGtccgagtctgatctgtccttataatccctatcgttccagaaagtggagtcacaggtggatagggtggtgaagaaggcattcggcatgcttggtttcattggtcagaacattgaatgcaggagttgggatgtcttgttgaagttgtacagggcattggtgaggccacacttggagtactgtgtacagttctggtcaccctattatagaaaggatattattaaactagaaagagtgcagaaaagatttactaggatgctaccgggacttgatggtttgacttacagggagaggttagacagactgggacttttttccctggagagtaggaggttaaggggtgatcttatagaagtctataaaataatgaggggcatagataaggtcgatagtcaaaatcttttcccaaaggtaggggagtctataacgagggggcacagatttaaggtgagaggggagagatacaaaagggtccagaggggcaattttttcactcaaagggtggtgagtgtctggaacgagctgccagaggcagtagtagaggcgggtacaattttgtcttttaaaaagcatttggacagttacatgggtaagatgggtatagagggatatgggccaagtgcaggcaattgggactagcttagtggtataaactgggcgacatggacatgttgggccgaagggcctgtttccatgttgtaacttctatgattctatgattctataacatatagtaagaggtgtgttttcggtTACACCTGCTattttcaaagacttgtgtatgtgaacccccagctctctctgttcctgcaccccctttattgTTGTAAGTAGCTGCAGCCGTTTGTTTACTTGCCTTTAACGATAATGGAAGTGTCACAGGGAGTTAAAATCAGAACAGATCAAGTTTGCAACACAATCCTGTTTCCTTCAGGAGTTTATACTAAATGCCGGGATTCCTGAACGACACTCTTCCGGTTCTTTCAATTGCACCATTACCCCGGAGGCACATCCAGCGTTTACTccatctgatggtctgttttatCTCTTTAGTACGACATTGTTGGTCACTCAGGGGATGGATTCAACATCGAGTTAGTCAGGAGTGAAAAGATTCCCAAAAACAACAAGGAGAGACTGCAGACTATGaaggtaattttttttgttatttaattGTCGCTGAAGTCGGTTCCTGTTGTAGAGGTTCACTGAGTCGGACGCCCGATCTGGACCAAAGTAGCCCACCCATCAACTACTCTGTAAGCTGCAGCTCTGACAGCATAGAGGGAGTGTATGGCTTATgaggcataggaacaggaggaggccattcagcccctcaaacctgtgctgccattcagtcagatcattgcTCACCtccgtttacctgcctttgctctatatcccttaCCTCACCCGACAAAAATATATCGACCTcactcttgaaaatttcaatagaaccagcatccacagtcccttGGGGAGCAGGTGAACTTGGTCCAACTACTGTAACAGGCAATAAGGATGCAGCCTTAACACAGTAAAAAATAAAGCAGCTGTGCATATTTTAAAAAACGCTGCTTAGATTGTGTCATTGAATGGATTCGGTTTAGAGGAATCTCCATCTTTCAAAGTTTGGGACGCAGCACAGTCTGGGATATTTGAAAATATCTGTTACTGGCCCCGTGGCTGTCTCCCACGGCTCTCTCCTGCGGCTCTCTCCAGCTCTATCAGGCCACCTGTAGGTACAGTACAGACACCTGGCCCAACATCACATGTTATCCTCTGACTCTAAGTCCCTTGTCATCTCTCGATCTCCCCACTGTGACTCCTGATCATGCTATTTGCTGGTCTCTGCTAAATGTGCCCCAATCAATACCGTCTGTCAGTCTCCCTCTGTGATTCCCAATCaatactgtctgtctgtctccccctgtgATTCCCAATCAATACTGTCTGTCAGGCTCCCCCTGTGATTCCCAATCAATACTGTCTGTCAGTCTCCCCCTGTGATTCCCAATCAATACTGTCTGTCAGTCCCCCCCTGTGATTCCCAATCAATACTGTCTGTCAGTCCCCCCCTGTGATTCCCAATCAATACTGTCTGTCAGTCTCCCCCTGTGATTCCCAATCAATACTGTCTGTCAGTCTCCCCCTGTGATTCCCAATCAATACTGTCTACCAGTCTCCCTTGGTTATTCCCAATCAATACTGTCTACCAGACTTCCTCTGTGACTCCCAATTCACCCTCTGTGACTTCCATTCAGTGTTCagagacacactgacagacagcactgatcaggagtcacagagacactgacagacagcactgatcaggagtcacagagacactgacagacagcacagatcaggagtcacagagacactgacagacagcactgatcgttcacagagacgctgacagacagcactgatcgttcacagagacgctgacagacagcactgatcgttcacagagacgctgacagacagcactgatcgttcacagagacactgacagacagcactgatcaggaatcacagagacactgacagacagcactgatcggtcacagagacactgacagacagcgcTGATCTGgaatcacagagacactgacagacggCACTGATCggtcacagagacactgatagacagcactgatcaggagtcacagagacactgacagacagcactgatcaggagtcacagagacactgacagacagcactgatcaggagtcacagagacactgacagactgcactgatcaggagtcacagagacactgacagacagcactgatcggtcacagagacactgatagacagcactgatcaggagtcacagagacactgatagacagcactgatcaggagtcacagacactgacagacagcactgatcaggaatcacagagacactgacagacagcactgatcggtcacagagacactgacagacagcactgatcaggagtcacagacactgacagacagcactgatcaggaatCACGGAgatactgacagacagcactgatcaggaatcacagagacactgacaggcagcactgatcaggagtcacagagacactgacagacaacactgatcaggagtcacagagacactgacagacggCACTGATCggtcacagagacactgatagacaacactgatcaggagtcacagagacactgacagacggcactgatcaggagtcacagagacactgacaggcagcactgatcaggagtcacagacactgacagacagcactgatcaggaatcacagagacactgacagacagcactgatcaggaatcacagagacactgacagacagcactgatcaggaatcacagagacacagacagacagcactgatcaggaatcacagagacactgacagacggCACTGATcggtcacagagacactgacagacagcactgatcaggaatcacagagacactgacagacggCACTGATcggtcacagagacactgacagatagcactgatcaggagtcacagagacactgacagacagcactgatcggtcacagagacactgacagacagcactgatcaggagtcacagagacactgacagacagcactgatcggtcacagagacactgacagacagcactgatcaggagtcacagagacactgacagacagcactgatcaggagtcacagagacactgacagacagcactgatcaggagtcacagagacactgataAACAACACTGATCAGGAGTCACAGACACTAACAGACAGCACTGATCCAGTCACAGATGACTAGGATTAGCAGTTGATTTGTAACTAATGTTGGAAGAAGTGATCTCCAAAGATGACTTTTTTTGAACATTTGTAAATAGTCACAGGTGTGTTTGTAAGTCTGTTGCACAAACCTTCGGCAGCGGAGTGTGAAAGCTCTAGTTCATTTACAACCCCAATTTGAACATGATTAGGACCCGTAGTCTGTTTTTGTAGAGATTGTGTGTGCGGTCTGACGCTGCCTTCCTCCTTTAGATGATGCATGCCCACGCCCAGTTTTGTATGAGTGGTGACCACACTCTCGAAGGAACAGAACATGCCATCCAGGAGATCGCCAGGGAAGAGGCAGATGAACATTTTGTCATTGTGCTGAGTGATGCTAACCTGGAGCGATACGGTATAAATCCCGCACGGTTCGCCCGAGTATTGACCAGCAACCCTCAGGTTAATGCTTTCGCCATTTTCATTGGATCCCTGGGTATTTATACAAAAATGATAAATTTTGTATGTTGTTGTTCATGTAGAAATAATTTACCTTTTacatataaatatatacacaAGGGGTTaatgctgagtcagaaggttgtgggttcaagtcccaccccagagacttgagcactgatCAGTAgtctcacagagagacactgacagacaacACTGATCAGtccagcactgttggagatgccgtctttcggttgagatgttaaaccgaggccccgtctgccctctcaggtggacctaaaagatccaatggcactattggaagaagagcaggggagttctcctggtgtccaggaCAATATTTATCACTgaaccaacattattaaaacagattatctggtcattatcacattgctgtttgtgggatcttgctgtatgcaaattggctgccgcatttcccacattacaacagtgactaca
Coding sequences:
- the LOC137326888 gene encoding von Willebrand factor A domain-containing protein 8-like — translated: MYRFNGVDGRLERSMEAVCMVLEAFENYEHKFKYDIVGHSGDGFNIELVRSEKIPKNNKERLQTMKMMHAHAQFCMSGDHTLEGTEHAIQEIAREEADEHFVIVLSDANLERYGINPARFARVLTSNPQAPEDSAGREVLCCHGRQANPTDSTTDLHIHYAVNSLRIGPAGVTYTQETVGKKHSRLISLS